From Drosophila nasuta strain 15112-1781.00 chromosome X, ASM2355853v1, whole genome shotgun sequence, one genomic window encodes:
- the LOC132795061 gene encoding spectrin beta chain isoform X1: MTTDISIVRWDPSQGPGNEYIDEYEYDGGNSSSRLFERSRIKALAEERESVQKKTFTKWVNSHLCRVNCRIADLYVDMRDGKHLIKLLEVLSGERLPKPTKGKMRIHCLENVDKALQFLREQRVHLENIGSHDIVDGNASLNLGLIWTIILRFQIQDITIEEVDNKETKSAKDALLLWCQMKTAGYHNVNVRNFTTSWRDGLAFNAIIHKHRPDLVQFEKLSKTNGIHNLNNAFDVAEDKLGLTKLLDAEDVFVEHPDEKSIITYVVTYYHYFSKLKQETVQGKRIGKVVGIAMENDKMIHDYEHFTSDLLKWIETTIQSLGEREFENSLVGVQGQLAQFSNYRTIEKPPKFVEKGNLEVLLFTLQSKMRANNQKPYTPKEGKMISDINKAWERLEKAEHERELALREELIRQEKLEQLAARFDRKASMRETWLSENQRLVSQDNFGFDLAAVEAAAKKHEAIETDIFAYEERVQAVVAVCDELESERYHDVKRILLRKDNVMRLWTYLLELLRARRMRLEISLQLQQNFQEMLYILDNMEEIKQLLMTDDYGKHLMGVEDLLQKHSLVEADINILGERVKVVVQNSQKFLSDDPESYKPCDPEIIVSRVQQLEDAYAELVRLAVERRSRLEESRKLWQFYWDTADEENWIKEKEQIVSTDEIGHDLTTVNLLLSKHKALESEITSHDPQLQNVAKVGAELITEGHFGADRIKDRLKEILSKWDHLLDLTKYRRQRLENAVEYFQLFADADDVDNWMLDTLRIVSSEDVGRDEANVQSLLKKHKDVADELKNYAEVIDALHKQAETLKLNEPEKANVDKRLEAIDSRYKELTELAKLRKQRLLDALSLYKLMSEADGVEQWIKEKTKMLDTMVPGKDIEDVEIMKHRFEGFDKEMNANASRVAVVNQLARQLLHVEHPNSDEILERQNHLNQEWSTLREKAEAKMDDLKSAHGVQTFYIECRETISWIEDKKRILTETDSLEMDLTGVMTLQRRLSGMDRDLAAIQAKLSSLGREADSIEVDHPEEAQLIRERIAQIELIWEQLTQMLKERDSKLEEAGDVHRFLRDLDHFQTWLTKTQTDVASEDTPTSLPEAEKLLNQHQSIREEIDNYTEDYKVMMEYGERLTSEGSTTDDPQYMFLRERLNALKDGWEELHQMWENRQVLLSQSLDQQLFNRDARQTEVLLSQQEHFLSKDDTPVNLEQAENQLKRHEAFLTTMEANDDKINTLLQVADTLVEKEHFDADKIGKRAENITGRRDDNRQRALDQHEKLKNQVKLHEFLQDLEELAEWVQEKYVTSQDETYRSAKTIHSKWTRHQAFEAEIAANKERLYEAEKSAQELSKEKPEFKDVIEPKLKELAKQFDDLEVHTKEKGALLFDANREVLVQQTCDDIDSYITDLEKQIVSGDTANDLTSVNILMQKQQVIQTQMAVKARQVEEIDKQTEYLQKTVPEEKIEPIVVKKTAVLERFEKIKAPLLERQKQLEKKKEAFQFCRDVEDEKLWIDEKLPVANSTDYGNSLFNVHVLKKKNQSLATEIDNHEPRINAICNNGRKLIDEGHEDAKKFEALISDLTQKWQELKDAIENRKKHLLESEKVQQYFFDAQEAESWMSEQELYMMVEDRGKDEISAQNLMKKHENLEQSVEDYANTIRQLGEVARQFSSDDVSSGDAVAVKQSQLDKLYAGLKDLAGERRARLNEALQLFMLSREVDDLEQWITDREVVAGSQELGQDFDHVTLLSERFNEFARDTEAVGGERVAKVNGIADNLIQAGHSDSATIAEWKDNLNESWQDLLELIETRTQMLAASRELHKFFHDCKDVLGRILEKQHGVSDELGRDAGSVSTLQRKHYNFLQDLTTLYSQVQQIQEESAKLQDAYAGDKAKEITNREQEVLHAWDNLQAMCDARKQKLADTGDLFRFFNMVRILTIWMEDLVRQMNTSEKPRDVSGVELLMNNHQSLKAEIDTREDNFGACISLGKELLTRNHYASADIKDRLMQLNNSRNALLRRWEERWENLQLILEVYQFARDAAVAEAWLIAQEPYLLSSELGHTIDEVENLIKKHEAFEKSAAAQEERFSALERLTTFELKEMKRRQEMAEEAERQRIKEEQEAKAASEAAEQAKRDAERRDDVDVGIAHDETAAADTAVDVERVVETQTERGATPAAGDGQEGYVTRKHEWESATKKASNRSWDKVYMAARAGRVSFFKDQKGYKSNPELTFRSEPSYDLQGAAIDIASDYTKKKHVLRVKLANGAEFLLQAHDDTEMSQWVSSLKAQSDSAAVAASRSQTLPATSQKDEPKRRSFFTLKKK; this comes from the exons ATGACGACGGACATTTCAATTGTTCGATGGGACCCCAGTCAGGGTCCTGGCAACGAATATATCgatgaatacgaatacgatGGCGGCAATTCCAGCAGCCGGCTCTTCGAGAGATCCCGCATCAAGGCGCTCGCCGAGGAGCGTGAGAGCGTACAGAAGAAGACATTCACCAAATGGGTGAACTCGCATTTGTGCCGTGTCAACTGCCGCATCGCCGATCTCTATGTGGACATGCGGGATGGCAAGCACTTGATAAAGCTGCTCGAGGTCCTCTCCGGCGAAAGATTGCCCAAGCCCACGAAGGGCAAGATGCGTATACATTGCCTTGAGAATGTGGACAAGGCTCTGCAGTTCTTGCGTGAACAGCGCGTCCATCTCGAGAACATTGGCTCCCACGACATTGTCGATGGCAACGCATCCCTCAATCTCGGCCTTATCTGGACGATTATCTTGCGTTTCCAG ATCCAAGATATCACCATCGAGGAGGTCGACAACAAGGAGACCAAGTCCGCCAAGGACGCCCTGCTGCTCTGGTGCCAGATGAAGACCGCTGGCTACCACAACGTGAATGTGCGGAACTTTACAACATCGTGGCGCGATGGCCTGGCCTTCAATGCCATCATACACAAACACCGTCCAGATCTAGTGCAATTTGAGAAGCTATCGAAAACGAATGGCATCCACAATCTGAACAATGCCTTCGATGTCGCCGAGGATAAGCTGGGACTGACCAAGCTGCTCGATGCCGAGGATGTCTTCGTCGAGCATCCCGATGAGAAATCAATCATCACCTACGTGGTCACCTACTATCACTACTTCAGCAAACTGAAGCAGGAGACGGTGCAGGGCAAGCGTATTGGCAAGGTCGTTGGCATTGCCATGGAGAACGACAAGATGATCCATGACTATGAGCACTTTACCAGCGATCTGCTCAAGTGGATCGAGACAACGATACAGTCGCTGGGCGAACGTGAGTTTGAGAACTCGCTGGTTGGTGTCCAGGGACAATTGGCACAATTCTCCAACTATCGCACCATTGAGAAGCCGCCCAAGTTTGTGGAGAAGGGCAATCTGGAGGTGCTGCTGTTCACTCTGCAGTCGAAGATGCGCGCCAACAATCAGAAACCCTACACGCCCAAGGAGGGTAAAATGATATCCGATATTAACAAGGCCTGGGAACGCCTCGAGAAGGCCGAACACGAACGTGAGTTGGCGCTCCGTGAGGAACTCATCCGCCAGGAGAAACTGGAGCAGTTGGCCGCCCGCTTCGATCGCAAGGCATCGATGCGCGAGACTTGGCTATCGGAGAATCAACGTCTCGTCAGCCAGGACAACTTCGGCTTCGATCTGGCCGCCGTCGAGGCTGCGGCCAAGAAGCACGAGGCCATTGAGACCGACATCTTTGCTTACGAGGAGCGTGTGCAAGCTGTTGTCGCCGTTTGCGATGAGCTGGAGTCGGAGCGGTATCACGATGTGAAACGCATTCTGTTGCGCAAGGATAACGTGATGCGTTTGTGGACGTATCTGCTGGAGCTGTTGCGTGCTCGCCGCATGCGCTTGGAGATctcgctgcagctgcagcagaacTTCCAGGAGATGCTCTACATTCTCGACAACATGGAGGAGATCAAGCAACTCCTGATGACCGACGACTATGGCAAGCATCTGATGGGCGTCGAGGATCTGCTGCAGAAGCACTCGCTCGTCGAAGCCGACATTAACATTCTGGGCGAACGGGTTAAGGTCGTTGTACAGAACTCGCAGAAGTTCCTCAGCGACGATCCCGAATCGTACAAACCCTGCGATCCCGAGATCATTGTCAGCCGTGTCCAGCAGCTGGAGGATGCCTACGCTGAGCTGGTGCGTTTGGCTGTTGAGCGACGCAGCCGATTGGAGGAGAGCCGCAAGCTCTGGCAATTCTATTGGGACACCGCCGATGAGGAGAACTGGATCAAGGAGAAGGAGCAGATTGTGTCGACAGATGAGATCGGTCATGATCTCACCACAGTCAATCTGTTGTTGAGCAAGCACAAAGCCCTCGAATCGGAGATCACCTCACACGATCCCCAGCTGCAGAATGTGGCCAAGGTGGGCGCCGAACTCATTACCGAGGGTCACTTTGGTGCCGATCGTATCAAGGATCGCCTAAAGGAGATTCTCTCCAAGTGGGATCATCTGCTCGATCTCACCAAATATCGGCGACAGCGACTCGAGAATGCCGTCGAGTACTTCCAGCTGTTTGCCGATGCCGATGACGTCGACAACTGGATGCTCGACACGCTGCGCATTGTCTCCAGCGAGGATGTGGGTCGCGACGAGGCCAACGTTCAGTCGCTGCTCAAGAAGCACAAAGATGTTGCCGATGAGCTGAAGAACTACGCCGAGGTTATTGATGCTCTGCACAAGCAGGCCGAGACCCTTAAGCTCAACGAGCCGGAGAAGGCGAATGTGGACAAGCGTTTGGAGGCCATCGATTCGCGGTACAAGGAGCTCACGGAGCTGGCCAAGCTCCGCAAGCAGCGTCTGCTGGATGCACTCAGCTTGTACAAGCTGATGTCCGAGGCTGATGGCGTCGAGCAATGGATCAAGGAGAAGACCAAGATGCTGGATACCATGGTGCCCGGCAAGGATATTGAGGATGTGGAGATCATGAAGCATCGCTTCGAGGGCTTCGACAAGGAGATGAATGCCAATGCTTCGCGCGTGGCTGTCGTCAATCAGTTGGCTCGCCAGCTGCTCCATGTCGAGCATCCCAACTCCGATGAGATCCTGGAGCGCCAGAATCATTTGAACCAGGAGTGGTCGACGCTGCGCGAGAAGGCCGAGGCCAAGATGGATGACCTGAAGTCCGCGCACGGTGTGCAGACCTTCTACATTGAGTGCCGCGAGACAATCTCGTGGATCGAGGACAAGAAACGCATCCTCACCGAAACCGACAGCCTCGAAATGGATCTGACCGGTGTGATGACACTGCAGCGTCGCCTTAGCGGCATGGATCGCGATCTGGCCGCTATTCAGGCGAAACTCTCGAGCCTGGGACGTGAGGCGGACAGCATTGAGGTGGATCATCCCGAGGAGGCACAACTCATTCGTGAGCGTATCGCACAAATCGAACTCATCTGGGAGCAGCTCACACAGATGCTGAAGGAGCGTGACTCCAAGCTGGAGGAAGCTGGCGATGTCCATCGTTTCTTGCGCGATCTGGATCACTTCCAGACCTGGTTGACCAAGACCCAGACCGATGTGGCCTCGGAGGATACACCCACGTCACTGCCCGAAGCTGAGAAGCTTCTCAACCAGCATCAGTCCATCCGCGAGGAGATTGACAACTACACCGAGGACTACAAGGTGATGATGGAGTACGGTGAGCGCTTGACCTCCGAGGGCAGCACCACCGACGACCCGCAGTACATGTTCCTGCGCGAGCGTCTCAATGCCCTCAAGGATGGCTGGGAGGAGTTGCACCAGATGTGGGAGAATCGCCAGGTGTTGCTCTCCCAGAGTCTCGATCAGCAGCTGTTCAATCGGGATGCACGCCAGACCGAAGTGCTGCTCAGCCAGCAGGAGCATTTCCTCAGCAAGGACGACACTCCGGTTAATCTGGAGCAGGCAGAGAATCAGCTGAAGCGTCACGAAGCGTTCCTCACCACCATGGAGGCCAACGACGATAAGATCAACACACTGCTGCAGGTCGCCGATACGCTGGTGGAGAAGGAGCACTTTGATGCCGACAAGATTGGCAAGCGGGCTGAGAACATTACCGGACGTCGCGATGATAATCGCCAGCGTGCGTTGGATCAGCACGAGAAGCTCAAGAACCAGGTAAAATTGCACGAATTCCTGCAGGATCTGGAGGAGTTGGCCGAATGGGTGCAGGAGAAGTATGTGACATCGCAGGATGAAACATACCGCAGCGCCAAGACCATTCACTCCAAGTGGACCAGGCATCAGGCCTTTGAGGCTGAGATCGCTGCCAACAAGGAGCGTCTCTATGAGGCTGAAAAATCCGCCCAGGAGCTGTCAAAGGAGAAGCCCGAATTCAAGGATGTCATCGAGCCGAAGCTCAAGGAGCTGGCCAAGCAATTCGATGACCTCGAGGTGCACACCAAGGAGAAGGGAGCCCTGCTGTTCGATGCCAATCGCGAGGTGCTCGTCCAACAGACCTGCGATGACATTGACTCGTACATCACCGATCTGGAGAAGCAAATTGTCAGCGGCGACACTGCCAACGATTTGACCTCGGTCAATATACTTATGCAAAAGCAACAGGTCATTCAGACACAGATGGCCGTGAAGGCCCGACAGGTGGAGGAGATTGACAAGCAGACCGAATATCTGCAGAAGACGGTGCCTGAGGAGAAAATCGAACCGATTGTGGTTAAGAAGACGGCGGTGCTCGAGCGCTTTGAGAAGATCAAGGCGCCATTGTTGGAGCGCCAAAAGCAGctggagaagaagaaggaggcGTTCCAATTCTGTCGCGATGTCGAGGATGAGAAATTGTGGATCGATGAGAAGCTGCCGGTGGCCAATTCCACCGACTACGGCAACTCCCTCTTCAATGTCCATGtgctgaagaagaagaaccaATCGCTGGCCACCGAAATCGATAACCACGAGCCACGCATCAATGCCATCTGCAACAATGGCCGCAAGCTGATTGACGAGGGTCATGAGGATGCCAAGAAATTCGAGGCGCTGATCAGCGACTTGACACAAAAGTGGCAGGAGCTGAAGGACGCCATCGAGAACCGCAAGAAGCATTTGCTCGAGTCGGAGAAGGTGCAACAGTACTTCTTCGATGCCCAAGAGGCCGAGTCGTGGATGAGCGAACAGGAGCTCTACATGATGGTCGAGGACCGCGGCAAGGATGAGATCAGTGCCCAGAATCTGATGAAGAAACACGAGAATCTGGAGCAATCGGTCGAGGACTACGCCAACACCATTCGCCAGCTGGGCGAGGTGGCGCGTCAGTTTAGCAGCGATGATGTCTCCAGTGGCGACGCCGTTGCCGTCAAGCAATCCCAGCTGGACAAACTCTATGCCGGTCTCAAGGACCTGGCCGGTGAGCGACGTGCCCGTCTCAACGAGGCCCTGCAGCTGTTCATGCTCAGTCGCGAGGTCGATGATCTGGAGCAATGGATTACCGATCGTGAGGTGGTTGCCGGTTCCCAGGAGTTGGGACAGGACTTCGATCACGTGACGCTGCTGTCGGAGCGCTTCAATGAGTTTGCCCGCGACACCGAAGCCGTTGGCGGTGAGCGGGTGGCCAAGGTGAATGGTATTGCCGATAATCTGATACAGGCGGGACATTCGGACTCCGCTACGATTGCCGAGTGGAAGGATAACTTGAATGAGTCGTGGCAGGATCTGCTCGAGCTGATCGAGACACGCACCCAAATGCTGGCCGCTTCACGGGAACTGCACAAATTCTTCCATGACTGCAAGGATGTGCTCGGTCGCATCCTCGAGAAGCAGCACGGTGTATCGGATGAACTGGGTCGCGATGCTGGTTCCGTGTCGACGCTGCAGCGCAAGCACTACAATTTCCTGCAGGACCTCACCACACTGTACTCGCAGGTGCAGCAAATCCAGGAGGAGTCCGCCAAGCTACAGGATGCCTATGCCGGTGACAAGGCCAAGGAGATTACCAATCGGGAGCAGGAAGTGTTGCATGCCTGGGACAATTTGCAGGCCATGTGCGATGCACGCAAACAGAAATTGGCCGACACCGGCGATTTGTTCCGCTTCTTCAACATGGTGCGCATTCTCACCATCTGGATGGAGGATCTGGTGCGTCAAATGAACACATCGGAGAAGCCCCGCGACGTCTCCGGCGTCGAGCTGCTTATGAACAACCATCAGAGCCTGAAGGCCGAGATCGATACACGCGAGGACAACTTCGGTGCGTGCATATCGCTGGGCAAGGAGTTGCTCACCCGCAACCATTATGCGTCCGCTGATATTAAGGATCGCCTGATGCAGCTAAACAACAGCCGCAACGCGCTGCTGCGACGCTGGGAAGAGCGATGGGAGAACCTTCAGCTAA TCCTGGAGGTGTATCAATTCGCCAGAGATGCTGCCGTTGCCGAGGCTTGGCTTATCGCCCAGGAGCCTTACCTGCTATCTTCCGAACTGGGACACACCATTGACGAGGTCGAGAATCTGATCAAGAAACACGAGGCATTCGAAAAGTCCGCTGCGGCACAGGAGGAGCGCTTCAGTGCCCTTGAGCGTTTGACAACG TTTGAGCTTAAGGAAATGAAGAGGCGCCAAGAGATGGCTGAGGAGGCTGAGCGACAACGCATCAAGGAGGAACAGGAGGCTAAGGCGGCATCCGAAGCGGCGGAGCAGGCCAAACGTGATGCGGAGCGTCGTGACGATGTCGATGTGGGCATTGCCCATGATGAAACAG CCGCTGCAGACACAGCCGTCGACGTTGAGCGCGTTGTCGAAACACAAACAG AACGTGGCGCCACACCAGCTGCTGGAGATGGTCAGGAAGGTTATGTGACACGAAAGCACGAATGGGAATCGGCCACCAAGAAGGCATCCAACAGATCTTGGGATAAG GTTTACATGGCTGCAAGAGCCGGACGCGTTTCGTTCTTCAAAGATCAGAAGGGTTACAAGAGTAATCCCGAATTGACCTTCCGCAGCGAACCCAGCTACGATCTGCAGGGCGCTGCCATTGATATTGCCAGTGATTACACGAAGAAGAAGCATGTGCTGCGAGTCAA GCTCGCCAATGGTGCCGAGTTCTTGCTGCAAGCGCACGACGATACCGAAATGAGCCAGTGGGTCTCATCACTGAAAGCCCAAAGCGATTCGGCTGCTGTCGCGGCGAGCAGATCCCAGACTTTGCCAGCTACTTCACAAAAGGACGAACCAAAGCGCAGATCGTTTTTTACtttaaagaaaaagtaa